A window of Bactrocera dorsalis isolate Fly_Bdor chromosome 4, ASM2337382v1, whole genome shotgun sequence genomic DNA:
attgaGACGGTAATAATAGAATTGCTAAGCCATGAGTAGCTCTCAACAGCCAACGTGACAAACGACCATTTATAAGTggccaaagccaaaaaaaagCAATAAGCCAAACGCATGTCAATTGTTTTTCGGAGGTCTGGCCCCGAGTGTTGAGAAGGCGCACCACAAAAGGGGCGAATTTCGTTTTGCAGTTGGATATTCAAATTTATAACCGTAGGCACAAACAAAAGTCGCGCTATGTTACTTTGTaggtatgtgtatacatatgtatatatgtaggtatgacATTCGGCTCACAAGTCTAGTAGCACCTATATAAGACGTTGTTAACGACATTTGTTTGCGCGACGCACCCCTTTCATTCAAGGATACGACGCATAAACTTTGTAAATAtgattgtgtatattttttgcgTATACGTATGTATTCAAGTGTTTTTGAATGGATTTGTAAATAGTGTCTTCACCCGTTTTCCACACCCTAAATTTCATAGCACTACTGTTAGAGGCTAAAGTTTTATTGTTGGACTGATGCTATTTCCGTTGCAATCAAAGTAGTCGGTGAGGGAAGTTGGCGATAGCTTATGGAAATGTATGTGtcactttttatttgattttttttaaccataTGTTAATAGACATTGGCGATGATTCAGTTACTAAATGAAGCATTATTTTCGGTTGTTAATagatgttttattaaaatatttacacttatattttatGTTAGCGGCATTTAGCAGTTGTAGTTTGTTAGTTTATTAGTAGAAGAATGAAGTTAATAGTTTTTCGTTACTATTATTGACCTTACTTGACTGAGGATTCACGCTGAAGTCattagaaatttaatatttttacactaTATGCGATTATCCGGAAAACAGCACTGCCCGTATCCGTGTTACGATTACGACTTAGAACATTGCATTATCTTGTTGTTTGACGCACTCACTGCTACTTAAGTTTCGtatttgttaattaatatttactctcgttttattttttatatatgcgggtaaataatgcaaaagttatgaggaagaaaaattaatgaattgtgAAGAAACTGAGCAATAGAGAAAACTGTCAAATTGGAACAACACAAATTggatttgttgttgcacacTCAGCTGTTTGCTGATGTTACCAACGCTGTTTGAAATTACTATGGCACAAGCAGCCGCAAGGTGGCGCTGTAGACAGTAAAGTTAGTTTTACAAAGAAACAAAGCCAaacaagttaaaaaaatcatgaattctgattacattttttgtaattaagaTGTGTCGAAAGACAATAATTAACTTATAAATAACGTATATGTTTCACCAACATTACCAGAACATTCTTGATCCACATATTAAATGTCCGCTAAAACCCACACCGACGGCAAATATCCATCACCCACTTGCATCAATATaaacgattttctttttttttttaattccattactgaaatttaatttcttaatttgttatatttttaaacttacaCAAATTCATTATTAAAACCTATCAATGGAATACAGTGTATGCCATAACATCTGtgtttatttcttctttttcttgccCTCATCGCCGCTGCTTGCTGGTAGTTCGATATTACGTGGTTTTTGCCAATTCAATGGATGACGGCGGTATATTGGCCATGGTGGAATAGTTATCTAGTGGAATTAAGATTCTGTAAACGAAACGCAGctttacaatttgtttataatactCACAATAGAAGCCAACAGAAATCCTGCACCGAGAATGTAGACAGTTTGCGAAAATTGCTGAATGATAGCGCCCCAGATGAGTCCGACTATGCCGAAAAGTGTAATGATGAAGCGTGAGAACTTCTCCGCTTTGTGCTGGCCCTCATAGTCCTTTTGTAgggtatatgtgtatttaataAGTTAACGTTgcttaaaatgtataaaactttatatttaccATATGCGTTtgaatattaaacattttgtagAAATAATTAACACTTGTTTTTGGCTACGTTGTCAATTTCTGTATAAATCAAATCGACAACACTTGCTTCTTCTTTTTCGGCGTGAATTCACAATGGTGACCGGTAAGTTTGTAGGGCTGCCGTTTGTAAAATAGTGGACATTTTGAATGCTGGATTTTTGATGATAAGATTTGGACATTTATTTATACtgttatgcaaaaataaaacaaataaaataaataaataaaaataacagtaataaattaaattaaataataactaCCAGACAATTTGGTGTAGTCTACAAAATActttttaagatattattttattttatttattcttaattttaagGTTGTTTATCTTTTTTTAGGAGTTATATTCACATTTCTGAAGAAAGTATTTTTGGCTGAATTTTTTAGAAAAGGCTTTTATGTGAAATCATTCTAAAAAAATGGTATTATCTTGGTCCCGAAGTTAATCGCGAGGaggacatacaaaaaaaaatatcttggagaaagatttttctgaaagagtgatttaaaaaattgaattattatattttattctttcgATCATCTGACAAATCTATGTAAGAAGGtagtgtgaaatttttaatatacgtACACTTAGTCCAGACGTTTCATCTAGAAATTTTcgggatgtacatacatatgtatgcagtttTGATATCCAAATCCATTTTTTGAAATTGGATAAAACCCTTTAAGGACTGATCACTGTAAAAGTCGCTTATGTCAATAAatgtgtatgcacatacatatgtatgtatgtgtcaaaAAAATGATTGCTAGCATTTAAATTGATGTCGGCGCTTTTGGCAAATTGAATCAAAATGACTTCgtgattacttttttaattttattttcaaacaaattcgtGTTTAATTGCTTGTTTGTAATGCAAACGCTCAGTTGAAACacaaaataacagaaaaaagtTTAGAGTGTAATTGACATAAATATCTACAGGTAGACAAGTTCACACGTATGCACAAAATAATTCAAGCAAAGTCACCTTGcggataaaaacaaaacaaatgataacttttgcagttttttgtttttgtatatcaGTAAACACTGCATTGATTGCAGAAGAAAAAGCAATGAAAGTGACGTCTACTCCGTAAGCCGCAAATTGAAGTGCTGGGCAAACTAGTATTGATGATCAATTGGTCTTGCTTTATTGTTTTACACATATTTCGTAATTTCACATTATATATTGCTTATGTGGGGTGTGCAGAGATTGCTAGTGTTGATACTGATTTCGTTTGAAATCCACTTGGATGGACTTTACAATAACCTTGACCGCTTGACGTTGGGATTTTATTGCAATTACTTCGGCTctcacatacatgtgtacatatgtatataaatacatatgtaaatgtgtgtgtatttctGCGCTATATAGCAGATGAAAATGTGGAAGCTCAATACGAGTGATTCTAATAAAGGACAACCCTAGTTAAGGAAGTAAACTCTTCAGAAGTGTAGAAggtcacgcaagtgaggaaagtacCTCGAATgtcatttacttgggagtggccagaaacgattattttacatatggctccagAAGCTTCCACTcatagaccaagtatcctttgggtagccaaagaacatccgtttgaaggcgatctaaagtgagaaggcgaaccatccctccccaCGGTTGTGCCCTGGGCTAACATCACCGTCGTTCAAGAAGTACGATGGATGGGACAAGGACAGTGACGAGTAGATCCTTGTGGCAATTTActgcagtggccatataaaggagcgcaaattcggtgtgagattcgtggtgggaaaGACACCGTCaccgagtcctggcattcacccagatggatgaacgtctagccacaattttGCGAGAAATTTCTATAACAGAAATCGCCTTCCGTTTAGCAGATCACGTGAAGAAGCATGAACGACGATAACATCAGATGAGATGCCGTTACGAGTTtccagagaaaggttctgcggaagttttgaatactgcagtcgatggaacgatgatctACAtatacgagttatacgacgacatcgataTAGTTTAGTGAATTAAGGGACGGCGACTACACTTGGAATTTTCAATTGACTTCAAACgacgaaaaggaagaacgactgacgcgctatTGTAAACTATTGTAAAAAAGGATAATAAAAGACTAGAATACCCTCTTCAATGTTTACTCTGTTCGGATTTAAATAGTATTCAAGTTACTGTTTTATGTGTCGAGTTTCAACCACAGACAAGAGACAGCCAACGGAAGTGGCAGTCACACTTCATGGTCACTGAATGCTTGCCTTCAATTCGTATAACATATACGAGTACTTATCTATACTACTTACATACACTACGTAAATGATGTATAAAAAGGAggaaattaaattgttattaaaaaccTTAAAATTTCTAATCATCGTGATTTTGCAACAGAAGTGAAACAAAAGTAAGAAAACGTTGCTAAAATTCGCGTTtacttttatcaaaaaaaagaaaacaaaacaaaagatcAACAACAGGAAGCCATTTATCAGATATAGTGAGAGTGTAATGATTTCCGCAAGCCCCAAACCAGAGGGGGTCAACATGCCAAATGAATGGAATCGTCGCATGAATCTTTAAACTTGAGGAAGCTGATGAATTGCAGTGTAATAAAAACTATGTTGTATGCGAAATGATGTGCGAAAAGAGAGAGAATGTGCAAAATGCTCATTAATCGTCAAAAACTGCAAATATGTGAAACttatgtacaaatacatatacacatatatactagAAAAATTGCCTGTCACAAGTCAAGTGCAACATAAGAAAACGATCATACAATTCAATGAAGTCATACTGATTAAGGGCACTgagagaaatataaaaataataagccgCGGGATTCCATACTTTGGACTTCATATTTCAGCGGTATGTTGCCTAAGATAAAACTGTGTCTGCAGTCCTTCATCCTTTGGGATGAGATTACCTTACCTCTGCCAAAaccttctgctgtcatttgaagcAGTGTGTATGTGGCAACCTGACCGATTACGAGGTGAATTGGTGTGAGCACAAGCATGATTTCAAGTGCTGCCGTCGCGTATGTGCGTATGGTTCCCGACATGCAGATGCATGCGAGTCGTTGCAATTTCGATAGTTGGAGCCCTATTAAAGTCTGCGATGTTTTTGAGGCCCAAGCCACCGAtgtacaaccacctgacaatcTTTTGCCCCAGCCCCAGGATTTAGCTACGTCTCGTAAACGGGACTATGGTCGTCTTCGAGGGATTAATATTGAGCTCCAACCCAACTGCATCATTCATTAGCCAGGTTTAAACATTGTATTAAGTCGCAAGAGAGTTTACTCAATTTGCCTCTAGCTATAATAGCAATATCATCCGCATATCTCTGACAGCGGAACCCATTCTCAGTTAGCAGAACTAATAAATCGTCCACGTCCTTCATATTTCAGGGATATGCGCCAGTGCAAGGCTATCCCAGTCGAACAAGGTGTGGCAGTGGTCACTGCTCTCCCTGTTGTGCTGAAAAGACACCGTCCGCCCCCGGGGATTTGCATTTCGCGAACGAAGCCATAGCTCACTTGATTTAGTCCGCAGTAAACAGTTGCCTCGGCTAtaaacgcgtaagcggtgtctacgccagtaaataagaagaagaaacagTTGCCTTTCGACTACCCCCAAGCGAGCTGTGTTGTGTTCGACTACGGGTAGACACTGGTGCGCCCGTAGAATGGCAGTAGCTCTCTCTTGCGCGTTGTATATGTCCCGTCGCATCTTTTGATTGCCAAATGCATCTGGCCAGAGCCTTCTTCTTCTGTCTAGCTTTTGCCTATCTCGTACTTACGATGCCAAAATAAATGGGTGATTAAACCGAGGCCTCTATTATTTCTCTAGAAACAATTTATCTTTTTCTTGATTTCTACGCCAACACAACCAGAAACCCAGAATATAGTTGCACCAATTTCCATTATTTGTTGCCTCATTGGACCTGTTGATATTTTTACCTTATTTATCCCAGATAATTTCAATATAGCTTCATTGATTTAAGTATTATCAAAGCCAACAGGGTATCATATATAAGTTTAAGAAGATTTTCTTACAAATTGAACATTGATTGGCCGAATGTAAGTTTGACTTTCATTTCGCCAGCAATCAGTTATGCGCCATTTGCCCCTGTGGCTCGACAATCTTGCCTGCTTACGGTGCCGAATAGGCCTTAcagcacatgtacatatgtatataattaatttgtgtGTTCATACTGTGGCATGTATTTAAAGATAATATTGTTTCTAGTTATTTTGTGTTCGGAGAAATAATTAAGCGCAAATCTTTTAATCTATGAAGCAGTGCATTAGGTTATGACGGACCTTCTAATTGTAATTAGTGAATGATGCCTAATATTGCCATATCTTTACCTTTTAGTAATGCATACCCGAAATAGCTATAGTAGTATATGCTTCATGCAAATTTTCTTTGATAACTTCAAGTTTTATTTGTGGATTATGGAGGTGCGAGTTAGGGAAGTTCAACCGTAATCATCTTTTAAATAGAATTTGTGAGCTATATCGACCAAATTTGCCCAGgattgacaaaacaaaaaacaagtttttacgTATATACGTGTATTTAATACAGTCTTTATTATGACTTTCAAACTAAGCTCTTGAGCCAATACAAGCAGGACaacgaataattaaattttccatacacttgaTATAAGCCTCAGCTGGGATGCCTAAAGTTCAGTGCCTTAAGCAAATTTGTTCTTTTCAATTTTGGCTAATTTGCTAGATTGTTGAATAGTTTCGACGTCAGCCTTTCAAAACATTAATCAAAGTGATTTAAGTCGATCTGTAAGGAAATGTGGAGATCCGCTGCTATCTTTCTCTTGCCAAAgcgtcgattttcaagcactgcatccttaactttttcgatgttttcTTCATTTACAGAGTTGGATGGACGGCTCCCAAGAGGCAATTTTCGATGGCTTCACGGCCCTCACTGAATGT
This region includes:
- the LOC105232640 gene encoding signal peptidase complex subunit 1, whose protein sequence is MFNIQTHMDYEGQHKAEKFSRFIITLFGIVGLIWGAIIQQFSQTVYILGAGFLLASIITIPPWPIYRRHPLNWQKPRNIELPASSGDEGKKKKK